A genomic segment from Cyanobium sp. NIES-981 encodes:
- a CDS encoding DUF3386 domain-containing protein → MTATLSSPIQAGSDCTAAFRAAYENRYTWDPDFGGYQGRCVLEQDGRVVEGRFRVGADLKASVEGIEAEADQKLLAGQLWEVAIHRVRRSFEQTHGANTFTAGNTDAVGTEVIVGGKNAGDRYRIKDSVVTMVHRHIHGTVVTIFTEAVTDTGAGYLSRCYTSQYADPASGEARGGRSHFTDTFVPLAGSGPWVLGERVVEVEAHGESPASRQVFRFEDLQPLG, encoded by the coding sequence TTGACCGCCACCCTCTCCAGCCCCATCCAGGCCGGCAGCGACTGCACGGCCGCTTTCCGTGCCGCCTACGAGAACCGCTACACCTGGGATCCGGACTTCGGCGGTTACCAGGGCCGCTGCGTCCTGGAGCAGGACGGCCGTGTGGTGGAAGGTCGCTTCAGGGTGGGCGCCGATCTCAAGGCCAGCGTGGAGGGGATCGAGGCCGAGGCTGACCAGAAACTGCTGGCGGGCCAGCTGTGGGAGGTGGCCATCCACCGGGTGCGCCGCAGCTTCGAGCAGACCCACGGCGCCAACACCTTCACGGCCGGCAACACCGATGCGGTGGGCACCGAGGTGATCGTGGGCGGCAAGAACGCCGGCGACCGCTACCGCATCAAGGACAGCGTGGTGACGATGGTGCACCGCCACATCCACGGCACCGTGGTGACGATCTTCACCGAGGCGGTGACCGACACCGGCGCCGGCTACCTCAGCCGCTGCTACACCAGCCAGTACGCCGATCCGGCCAGCGGCGAGGCCCGCGGCGGCCGCAGCCACTTCACCGACACCTTCGTGCCGCTGGCCGGCAGCGGGCCCTGGGTGCTCGGCGAGCGCGTGGTGGAGGTGGAGGCCCATGGAGAAAGCCCGGCCAGCCGCCAGGTGTTCCGTTTCGAAGACCTGCAGCCCCTCGGTTAG
- the carB gene encoding carbamoyl-phosphate synthase large subunit produces the protein MPRRTDLKRILLLGSGPIVIGQACEFDYSGTQACKALRAEGYEVVLVNSNPASIMTDPDMADRTYIEPLTPEVVARVIAIERPDALLPTMGGQTALNLAVALAENGTLAEFGVELIGADLEAIRKAEDRQLFKQAMEKIGVAVCPSGIANNLEEAEVVGEAIGSYPRIIRPAFTLGGSGGGIAYNPEEFRAFCKSGLEASPVSQILIEQSLLGWKEFELEVMRDTADNVVIVCSIENLDPMGVHTGDSITVAPAQTLTDREYQRLRDQSIAIIREIGVDTGGSNIQFAINPANGDVVVIEMNPRVSRSSALASKATGFPIAKLAARLAVGYTLDEIINDITGATPACFEPTIDYVVTKIPRFAFEKFQGSSAVLTTSMKSVGEAMAIGRSFEESFQKALRSLETGHAGWGCDRPDPTPDAGALCTALRTPTPERIFAVRTAMVAGLSDAEIHRLSAIDPWFLAKLRGIVTAEQALLRGRSLEELDAEALLQLKQLGFSDPQIAWASGSDQLAVRRHRQALGVNAVFKTVDTCAAEFASQTPYHYSTYERPLERIGADGVVAALPPENEVTPESRRKVMILGGGPNRIGQGIEFDYCCCHASFALQDEGFATVMVNSNPETVSTDYDTSDRLYFEPLTLEDVLNVIEAEKPAGVIVQFGGQTPLKLALPLLRWLDSPEGQATGTRIWGTSPQSIDTAEDREQFEAILRRLEIRQPRNGLARSEEEALAVADRVGYPVVVRPSYVLGGRAMEVVFHEQELRRYMAEAVTVEPDHPVLIDQYLENAVEVDVDALCDHTGTVVIGGVMEHIEPAGIHSGDSACCLPTVSLGEAGLATIRAWSKALALALDVRGLINLQFAVQRTPEGEERVFIIEANPRASRTVPFVAKATGVPLAKVASRLMAGRSLADLGLLTEPVPPLQTVKEAVLPFKRFPGSDTVLGPEMRSTGEVMGIAPAFGMAYAKAEQGAGESLPTGGRVFLSTHDRDKQGLVPVARGLAELGFELIATAGTAAVLAEQGLTVEPILKVHEGRPNIEDAIRSGLIQLVVNTPIGRQAAFDDAYLRRAALDYAVPTLTTLAGARAAVEAIRALQDQHLQVTALQDIHPAAAGQPPVPAG, from the coding sequence ATGCCCCGCCGCACGGACCTGAAACGGATTTTGCTGCTGGGCTCGGGCCCCATCGTGATCGGCCAGGCCTGTGAGTTCGACTACTCCGGCACCCAGGCCTGCAAGGCCCTGCGGGCCGAGGGCTACGAGGTGGTGCTGGTGAACAGCAACCCGGCCTCGATCATGACCGATCCCGACATGGCGGATCGCACCTACATCGAGCCGCTCACGCCGGAGGTGGTGGCCCGGGTGATCGCGATCGAGAGGCCCGACGCGCTGCTGCCCACCATGGGGGGGCAGACCGCCCTCAATCTGGCGGTGGCCCTGGCGGAGAACGGCACGCTGGCGGAGTTCGGCGTGGAGCTGATCGGTGCCGACCTGGAGGCGATCCGCAAGGCGGAAGACCGCCAGCTGTTCAAACAGGCGATGGAGAAGATCGGCGTGGCGGTGTGCCCATCCGGCATTGCCAACAACCTCGAGGAGGCCGAGGTGGTGGGCGAGGCCATCGGCAGCTACCCGCGCATCATCCGCCCGGCCTTCACCCTCGGCGGCAGCGGTGGCGGCATCGCCTACAACCCCGAGGAGTTCCGCGCCTTCTGCAAGAGCGGCCTGGAGGCCAGCCCCGTCTCCCAGATCCTGATCGAGCAGTCGCTGCTGGGCTGGAAGGAGTTCGAGCTGGAGGTGATGCGCGACACCGCCGACAACGTGGTGATCGTGTGCTCGATCGAGAACCTCGACCCCATGGGAGTGCACACCGGCGACTCGATCACCGTCGCCCCGGCCCAGACCCTCACCGACCGGGAATACCAGCGGCTGCGGGACCAGTCGATCGCGATCATCCGCGAGATCGGGGTGGACACCGGCGGCAGCAACATCCAGTTCGCCATCAACCCCGCCAACGGCGATGTGGTGGTGATCGAGATGAACCCGCGCGTCTCGCGCTCCTCCGCCCTGGCCAGCAAGGCCACCGGCTTCCCGATCGCCAAGCTGGCCGCCCGCCTGGCGGTGGGCTACACCCTCGACGAGATCATCAACGACATCACCGGGGCCACCCCCGCCTGCTTCGAGCCCACGATCGACTACGTGGTGACGAAGATTCCCCGCTTCGCCTTCGAGAAGTTCCAGGGCAGCTCAGCGGTGCTCACCACCTCGATGAAGTCGGTGGGGGAGGCGATGGCCATCGGCCGCAGCTTCGAGGAATCCTTCCAGAAGGCCCTGCGCTCGCTCGAAACCGGCCATGCCGGCTGGGGCTGTGACCGCCCCGACCCCACCCCGGATGCCGGCGCCCTCTGCACGGCCCTGCGCACCCCCACGCCGGAGCGGATCTTCGCCGTGCGCACCGCCATGGTGGCGGGGCTGAGCGATGCCGAGATCCACCGCCTCAGCGCCATCGATCCCTGGTTCCTGGCCAAGCTGCGCGGCATCGTGACCGCCGAGCAGGCCCTGCTGCGGGGGCGCAGCCTCGAGGAGCTGGACGCTGAAGCCCTGCTCCAGCTCAAGCAGCTGGGGTTCTCCGATCCCCAGATCGCCTGGGCCTCCGGCAGCGACCAGCTGGCCGTGCGCCGCCACCGCCAGGCGCTGGGGGTGAACGCGGTGTTCAAGACCGTGGACACCTGCGCCGCCGAGTTCGCCTCCCAGACCCCTTACCACTACTCCACCTACGAGCGGCCGCTGGAGCGCATCGGTGCCGATGGGGTGGTGGCGGCGCTGCCGCCCGAGAACGAGGTGACGCCGGAGAGCCGCCGCAAGGTGATGATCCTCGGCGGCGGGCCGAACCGCATCGGCCAGGGCATCGAGTTCGACTACTGTTGCTGCCACGCCTCCTTCGCCCTGCAGGACGAGGGGTTCGCCACCGTGATGGTGAACAGCAACCCGGAAACGGTGTCCACCGACTACGACACCTCCGACCGCCTCTACTTCGAGCCCCTCACCCTCGAGGACGTGCTCAATGTGATCGAGGCGGAGAAGCCCGCCGGGGTGATCGTGCAGTTCGGCGGCCAGACGCCGCTCAAGCTGGCCCTGCCGCTGCTGCGCTGGCTGGATTCACCCGAGGGGCAGGCCACCGGCACCCGCATCTGGGGCACCTCGCCCCAGTCGATCGACACCGCCGAAGACCGCGAGCAGTTCGAGGCGATCCTGCGCCGCCTCGAGATCCGCCAGCCACGCAACGGCCTGGCCCGCAGCGAGGAGGAGGCCCTGGCGGTGGCCGACCGCGTGGGCTACCCCGTGGTGGTGCGCCCCAGCTACGTGCTGGGGGGCAGGGCCATGGAGGTGGTGTTCCACGAGCAGGAGCTCAGGCGCTACATGGCCGAGGCCGTGACCGTGGAGCCCGACCACCCCGTGCTGATCGACCAGTACCTCGAGAACGCGGTGGAGGTGGATGTGGATGCCCTCTGCGACCACACCGGCACCGTGGTGATCGGCGGCGTGATGGAGCACATCGAGCCGGCCGGGATCCATTCCGGCGATTCGGCCTGCTGTCTGCCCACCGTGAGCCTGGGGGAGGCGGGCCTGGCCACGATCCGGGCCTGGAGCAAGGCCCTGGCCCTGGCCCTCGATGTGCGCGGCCTGATCAACCTGCAGTTCGCCGTGCAGCGCACCCCCGAGGGGGAGGAGCGGGTGTTCATCATCGAGGCCAACCCCCGCGCCTCCCGCACGGTGCCGTTCGTGGCCAAGGCCACCGGCGTGCCCCTGGCCAAGGTGGCCAGTCGCCTGATGGCCGGCCGCAGCCTCGCCGACCTGGGGCTGCTCACCGAACCGGTGCCCCCCCTGCAGACCGTGAAGGAGGCGGTGCTGCCCTTCAAACGCTTCCCCGGCTCCGACACGGTGCTCGGTCCCGAGATGCGCAGCACCGGCGAGGTGATGGGCATCGCCCCCGCCTTCGGCATGGCCTACGCCAAGGCCGAGCAGGGGGCGGGCGAGAGCCTGCCCACCGGCGGCCGCGTCTTTCTCTCCACCCACGACCGCGACAAGCAGGGGCTGGTGCCGGTGGCCCGGGGCCTGGCGGAGCTGGGCTTCGAGCTGATCGCCACCGCCGGCACGGCGGCGGTGCTGGCCGAGCAGGGGCTGACGGTGGAGCCGATCCTGAAGGTGCATGAGGGGCGTCCCAACATCGAGGACGCCATCCGCTCCGGCCTGATCCAGCTGGTGGTGAACACGCCGATCGGGCGCCAGGCGGCCTTCGATGACGCCTACCTGCGGCGCGCCGCTCTGGACTACGCCGTGCCCACCCTCACCACCCTGGCCGGGGCACGGGCGGCGGTGGAGGCGATCCGGGCCCTGCAGGATCAGCACCTGCAGGTGACGGCCCTGCAGGACATCCATCCCGCGGCGGCAGGACAGCCCCCGGTGCCCGCTGGGTAG
- a CDS encoding DUF3318 domain-containing protein has product MSELQRLKGLLPPEMQSWVFVEAAASVEPPLITIEEIGRDEIEIQLDLEKWDALALDHRNLLFWHEVGRIQNDAVPRDGWEMAALAIGLGGAIGELWVQDGLLLLMALGLSGFAGYRLYLKNNSEKRLQDAISADERAIDLACRFGYTLPNAYKSLGGALKELAEQTRKKKKRSFYEDRLEALRKSAAKARAEMAQQQGSRQSVTSENVYG; this is encoded by the coding sequence ATGAGCGAACTCCAGCGCCTGAAGGGGCTGCTGCCTCCCGAAATGCAGAGCTGGGTGTTCGTGGAAGCCGCAGCTTCGGTGGAGCCCCCGCTGATCACCATCGAGGAGATCGGCCGCGACGAGATCGAAATCCAGCTCGACCTCGAGAAGTGGGACGCGCTGGCCCTGGACCACCGCAACCTGCTCTTCTGGCATGAGGTGGGCCGCATTCAGAACGATGCGGTGCCCCGCGACGGCTGGGAGATGGCCGCGCTGGCGATCGGCCTCGGCGGTGCCATCGGGGAGCTGTGGGTGCAGGACGGTCTGCTGCTGCTGATGGCGCTCGGCCTCTCGGGCTTCGCCGGCTACCGGCTCTACCTGAAGAACAACTCCGAGAAGCGCCTGCAGGACGCCATCAGCGCCGACGAACGGGCCATCGACCTGGCCTGCCGCTTCGGCTACACCCTGCCCAATGCCTACAAGAGCCTGGGGGGAGCGCTCAAGGAGCTCGCCGAGCAGACCCGCAAGAAGAAGAAGCGCTCCTTCTACGAAGACCGGCTCGAAGCCCTGCGCAAGAGCGCCGCCAAAGCCCGTGCGGAAATGGCCCAGCAGCAGGGATCCCGCCAGTCGGTCACCAGTGAGAACGTGTATGGCTGA
- the rsfS gene encoding ribosome silencing factor — protein sequence MAEPLLQPSATPRDPQTEALAMLVAEACDDRKAVDIRLIRVDEVSSLADWFVICSGLSDVQVRAIARSVEEKLEETLGRLPLRREGQAEGRWVLLDYGEVIVHVLTPAERSYYDLESFWGHGEQVPYLGSDPAPAV from the coding sequence ATGGCTGAGCCACTCCTGCAGCCCTCCGCCACACCCCGGGATCCCCAGACCGAGGCGCTGGCCATGCTGGTGGCCGAGGCCTGCGACGACCGCAAGGCCGTGGATATCCGCCTGATCCGGGTGGATGAAGTGTCGTCGCTGGCCGACTGGTTCGTGATCTGCAGCGGCCTCTCCGACGTGCAGGTGCGTGCCATCGCCCGCTCGGTGGAGGAGAAGCTCGAGGAGACGCTGGGACGGCTGCCCCTGCGCCGGGAAGGCCAGGCCGAGGGCCGCTGGGTGCTGCTCGACTACGGCGAGGTGATCGTGCACGTGCTCACCCCGGCCGAGCGCAGCTACTACGACCTCGAATCCTTCTGGGGTCACGGCGAACAGGTGCCCTACCTAGGCTCGGATCCCGCACCCGCCGTCTGA
- a CDS encoding CGLD27 family protein, with the protein MELLGPCPVPVEQRPLRQYEELSRSWFFAWPAASLPGLLRPLAVSWLSVLPITVLVASGSWVLRHDPARMVAAGAVAAIALPTLLLVRQWLGWSTIHQRLVSERVEYEESGWYDGQVWEKPLAWRQQDLLVARHQVRPILARLQQAIGLAATLMLLGASLCQAL; encoded by the coding sequence ATGGAGCTGCTGGGGCCCTGTCCGGTGCCTGTCGAGCAGCGTCCGCTGCGGCAGTACGAGGAACTGAGCCGCTCCTGGTTCTTCGCCTGGCCCGCCGCAAGCCTCCCCGGCCTGCTGCGTCCGCTGGCGGTGAGCTGGCTGTCCGTGCTGCCCATCACCGTGCTGGTGGCGAGCGGCAGCTGGGTGCTGCGTCACGACCCGGCCCGCATGGTGGCGGCGGGCGCGGTGGCGGCCATCGCCCTGCCCACCCTGCTGCTGGTGCGGCAGTGGCTGGGCTGGAGCACCATCCACCAGCGGCTGGTGAGCGAGCGGGTGGAGTACGAGGAATCCGGCTGGTACGACGGCCAGGTCTGGGAGAAGCCCCTGGCCTGGCGCCAGCAGGATCTGCTGGTGGCCCGCCACCAGGTGCGGCCCATCCTGGCGCGGCTGCAGCAGGCCATCGGCCTGGCCGCCACCCTGATGCTGCTGGGGGCGAGCCTCTGTCAGGCTCTGTGA
- a CDS encoding asparaginase, translated as MTLSSSFGGTGRSSIPPLEVRLLRNSIVESHHRVHAVVCDGRGRVLMRAGDPQQLSFVRSALKPFQASVFVASGAADQVNCGDRGLAIACASHAGTSRHAREAFRLLWGAEVEAEQLQSPVPELGSSPLEHNCSGKHAAFLATCRRMGWSLESYLQLEHPLQQEVLKRVAELLGLPAAELVAARDDCGAPTLQLQLAQMALLYAHLGAGAQPDLERLSRAMLSHPDLVAGEGRFDTELMRRGHGQVLSKGGAEGIQCLSRVGEGLGVAVKVEDGSARAKHAVALHLLEQLDWLTPMTLEELRQQFMEPAPHLKLEVVGELRFD; from the coding sequence ATGACCCTGTCCTCCAGCTTCGGCGGTACCGGCCGCTCCAGCATTCCGCCCCTGGAGGTGCGGCTGCTGCGCAACAGCATCGTCGAGTCGCACCACCGGGTCCACGCCGTGGTCTGCGATGGGCGGGGACGGGTGCTGATGCGCGCCGGTGATCCCCAGCAGCTGAGCTTCGTGCGCTCAGCGCTCAAACCCTTCCAGGCTTCGGTGTTCGTGGCCAGCGGGGCGGCGGATCAGGTGAACTGCGGCGATCGCGGCCTGGCCATCGCCTGTGCCTCCCACGCCGGCACCTCCCGCCACGCCCGCGAGGCGTTCCGGCTGCTCTGGGGCGCCGAAGTGGAGGCCGAACAGCTGCAGAGCCCGGTGCCCGAGCTCGGCAGCAGCCCGCTGGAGCACAACTGCTCCGGCAAACACGCCGCCTTCCTGGCCACCTGCCGGCGGATGGGCTGGAGCCTGGAGAGCTACCTGCAGCTGGAGCACCCGCTGCAGCAGGAGGTGCTCAAGCGGGTGGCCGAACTGCTGGGCCTGCCGGCGGCGGAGCTGGTGGCGGCCCGCGATGACTGCGGGGCGCCCACCCTGCAGCTGCAGCTGGCCCAGATGGCCCTGCTCTACGCCCACCTCGGTGCCGGCGCCCAGCCGGATCTGGAGCGGCTCAGCCGCGCCATGCTCAGCCACCCTGATCTGGTGGCGGGCGAGGGGCGCTTCGACACCGAACTGATGCGGCGCGGCCACGGCCAGGTGCTCAGCAAGGGGGGAGCGGAGGGAATCCAGTGCCTGAGCCGGGTCGGCGAAGGGCTGGGGGTGGCCGTGAAGGTGGAGGACGGATCGGCCCGTGCCAAGCACGCCGTGGCCCTCCATCTGCTGGAGCAGCTCGACTGGCTCACCCCCATGACCCTCGAGGAGCTGCGCCAGCAGTTCATGGAGCCGGCCCCCCATCTGAAGCTGGAGGTGGTGGGGGAGCTGCGCTTCGACTGA
- a CDS encoding urea transporter encodes MTDAGPPMLPQGTAWMLLVGFSVLWIALGIWWGKRGKGDADDYLLAGRNIGLALSTATLMASWVTGNTTLAAPEVGYTLGLWGMFGYALAGLGLFLFAPLAVRIKRLMPTARTSGDFVRLRYGRVCWAIFLVITMAYTLGFLITQGMGAGLLLQSLSGFDYRLGMVCVIGVSTIYTLFGGMRAVVGTDFIQSMLIMGLLVLVAVLGFSRFSSDQVYAALAAENPSRLNLLLPTGLLFAWNTGLFSMGEVFHNNIWWSRVFASRSSVVFTSFVLGGLAWVTVPIVTGAIALTALAQNLPIPQVNMVFPIVTAQLLGSGGAAVVFVIIFASLTSTLDSLLAASADLIAEDVVAHWLRPDASDQQIRQVARQVVVGLGLLTMVLSWQYITSMYQLLLFTGALVASTIWPIAMGLYWRQANRQAASLAMVLGSITGLLAYGLIAPYCAALISAAVSAVVMGLGSHLWPERFEWRRLAGTPEST; translated from the coding sequence ATGACTGATGCCGGCCCGCCGATGCTGCCCCAGGGCACGGCCTGGATGCTGCTGGTGGGCTTCTCCGTGCTCTGGATCGCCCTGGGGATCTGGTGGGGCAAGCGCGGCAAGGGCGATGCCGACGACTACCTGCTCGCCGGCCGCAACATCGGCCTGGCCCTGAGCACCGCCACCCTGATGGCCAGCTGGGTCACGGGCAACACCACCCTCGCCGCACCGGAGGTGGGCTACACCCTGGGGCTCTGGGGCATGTTCGGCTATGCCCTGGCGGGCCTGGGCCTGTTCCTGTTCGCGCCGCTGGCCGTGCGGATCAAGCGGCTGATGCCCACGGCCCGCACCAGCGGCGACTTCGTGCGCCTGCGCTACGGCAGGGTCTGCTGGGCCATCTTCCTGGTGATCACCATGGCCTACACCCTGGGCTTCCTGATCACCCAGGGCATGGGGGCGGGCCTGCTGCTCCAGTCGCTCTCGGGCTTCGACTACCGCCTCGGCATGGTGTGCGTGATCGGAGTGTCCACCATCTACACGCTGTTCGGCGGCATGCGCGCGGTGGTGGGCACCGACTTCATCCAGTCGATGCTGATCATGGGGCTGCTCGTGCTGGTGGCGGTGCTGGGCTTCAGCCGCTTCAGCAGCGACCAGGTGTATGCGGCCCTGGCGGCGGAGAACCCCTCCCGGCTCAACCTGCTGCTGCCCACCGGCCTGCTCTTCGCCTGGAACACCGGCCTGTTCAGCATGGGGGAGGTGTTCCACAACAACATCTGGTGGTCGCGGGTGTTCGCCAGCCGCTCCTCGGTGGTGTTCACCTCCTTCGTGCTGGGGGGGCTGGCCTGGGTCACGGTGCCGATCGTGACCGGCGCCATCGCCCTGACGGCCCTGGCCCAGAACCTGCCGATCCCCCAGGTGAACATGGTGTTCCCGATCGTCACCGCCCAGCTGCTCGGCAGCGGCGGCGCCGCGGTGGTGTTCGTGATCATCTTCGCCTCGCTCACCTCCACCCTCGACTCCCTGCTGGCCGCCAGTGCCGATCTCATCGCCGAGGACGTGGTGGCCCACTGGCTGCGGCCCGATGCCAGCGACCAGCAGATCCGTCAGGTGGCCCGCCAGGTGGTGGTGGGCCTGGGGCTGCTCACCATGGTGCTGTCGTGGCAGTACATCACTTCGATGTACCAGCTGCTGCTGTTCACCGGCGCGCTGGTGGCCTCCACCATCTGGCCGATCGCCATGGGGCTCTACTGGCGCCAGGCCAACCGTCAGGCGGCTTCGCTGGCCATGGTGCTGGGCTCGATCACCGGGCTGCTGGCCTACGGGCTGATCGCCCCCTACTGCGCCGCCCTGATCTCAGCCGCGGTGTCCGCCGTGGTGATGGGCCTCGGCAGTCACCTCTGGCCCGAGCGCTTCGAGTGGCGGCGGCTGGCCGGAACGCCCGAATCCACCTGA
- a CDS encoding aspartate carbamoyltransferase encodes MMHTPHFTRLGPDVYGNAHPQALLEQIRENGKALQDLMNQHVISTLQYSPESLLQVFRLAAKFESNPERYIRFNSPLQRKILINAFYEPSTRTRLSFDSAWHRLGGDTITITDRSTTGIAKGESLRDVAEMFNNYGDCVVLRDTNAEAIYQMSESLRIPIINAGNGIDEHPTQAMADLYTIFKWRPDLVEKAITEQARIRIGVVGIPCRMRTVRSLLRILTKFPQMIRELVLFHEPGIDPSAPDTYFDPGQRQELEAAGISVITSDDLMAAIPELDVIYINAIAWVGDNYEVHGRSFHLTADLPYKPEAIILHPLARGAELGTCLDHSPHNWYFSQARGAVFIRMALLTCMVERTAQVMDII; translated from the coding sequence ATGATGCACACGCCCCACTTCACCCGGCTCGGCCCAGACGTCTACGGGAACGCCCACCCCCAGGCCCTGCTGGAGCAGATCCGGGAGAACGGCAAGGCGCTGCAGGATCTGATGAATCAGCATGTGATCTCCACGCTGCAGTACAGCCCTGAATCACTTCTGCAGGTGTTCCGTCTGGCGGCGAAGTTCGAAAGCAACCCAGAGCGCTACATCCGCTTCAACAGCCCGCTGCAGCGGAAGATTCTGATCAACGCGTTCTACGAACCCAGCACCCGCACCCGCCTGTCCTTCGACAGTGCCTGGCACCGCCTCGGGGGTGACACGATCACCATCACCGACAGGAGCACCACCGGCATTGCCAAGGGCGAATCGCTGCGGGATGTGGCCGAAATGTTCAACAACTACGGCGATTGTGTGGTGCTGCGTGACACCAATGCCGAGGCGATCTACCAGATGAGCGAGTCGCTGAGAATTCCGATCATCAATGCGGGCAACGGCATCGATGAGCACCCAACCCAGGCCATGGCCGACCTCTACACCATCTTCAAGTGGCGGCCCGATCTGGTGGAGAAAGCTATCACCGAGCAAGCCCGGATCCGCATCGGTGTGGTGGGCATCCCCTGTCGGATGCGCACCGTGCGCTCGCTGCTGCGCATCCTCACCAAGTTTCCGCAGATGATCCGGGAGCTGGTGCTGTTCCACGAGCCGGGCATCGACCCCAGCGCGCCGGACACCTACTTCGACCCCGGCCAGCGGCAGGAGCTGGAGGCAGCCGGCATCAGCGTGATCACGAGCGACGACCTGATGGCGGCCATCCCGGAACTGGATGTGATCTACATCAATGCCATCGCCTGGGTGGGAGACAACTACGAGGTGCACGGCCGCAGCTTTCACCTCACGGCCGACCTTCCCTACAAGCCGGAGGCCATCATCCTCCACCCCCTCGCCCGCGGCGCCGAGCTGGGCACCTGCCTGGACCACAGCCCGCACAACTGGTACTTCTCCCAGGCCCGCGGCGCCGTGTTCATCCGCATGGCCCTGCTCACCTGCATGGTGGAGCGCACCGCCCAGGTGATGGACATCATCTGA